Proteins from a genomic interval of Scomber japonicus isolate fScoJap1 chromosome 10, fScoJap1.pri, whole genome shotgun sequence:
- the LOC128366471 gene encoding NADH dehydrogenase [ubiquinone] flavoprotein 1, mitochondrial-like → MKWSFMNKPSDGRPKYLVVNADEGEPGTCKDREIMRHDPHKLIEGCLVAGRAMGARAAYIYIRGEFYNESSNLQVAINEAYKAGLLGKNACGSGYDFDVFVMRGAGAYICGEETALIESLEGKQGKPRLKPPFPADIGVFGCPTTVANVETVAVAPVICRRGGAWFASFGRERNSGTKLFNISGHVNTPCTVEEEMSIPLRELIERHAGGVRGGWDNLLGVIPGGSSTPIIPRDVCDDVLMDFDDLVRAETALGTAAVIVMDKSTDVIRAIARLVEFYKHESCGQCTPCREGVDWMDNMMWRFVRGEAAVSEIDMIWELSKQIEGHTICALGDGAAWPVQGLIRHFRPVMEGRITQYNKKNPPREPELEMI, encoded by the exons ATGAAGTGGAGCTTCATGAACAAACCCAGTGATGGCAG GCCTAAGTACCTGGTGGTGAATGCTGATGAAGGGGAGCCAGGGACGtgtaaagacagagagataatGCGTCATGACCCCCATAAGCTGATAGAGGGCTGTCTGGTGGCTGGAAGAGCCATGGGTGCCCGTGCTGCATACATCTACATCAGAGGAGAGTTTTACAATGAGTCATCAAATCTGCAG GTGGCCATTAACGAGGCCTACAAAGCAGGGCTTTTAGGGAAGAACGCCTGCGGCTCAGGATACGACtttgatgtgtttgtgatgCGAGGAGCTGGAGCTTATATCTGCGGAGAGGAGACAGCCCTTATCGAGTCTCTGGAGGGCAAACAAGGGAAACCGCGACTTAAGCCGCCATTCCCTGCAGACATAG GGGTGTTTGGATGCCCAACAACAGTTGCCAATGTGGAGACGGTTGCTGTGGCTCCTGTGATCTGTCGTCGAGGCGGAGCTTGGTTTGCCAGCTTTGGGAGGGAGAGGAACTCTGGAACCAAGCTGTTCAACATCTCCGGTCATGTGAACACACCATGCACAGTGGAGGAAGAGATGTCAATCCCTCTGAGAGAGTTAATAGAGAGGCACgcag GAGGAGTGAGGGGCGGCTGGGACAACCTATTAGGAGTGATCCCAGGGGGGTCCTCCACTCCCATCATCCCGCGGGACGTGTGCGATGATGTTTTGATGGATTTTGACGACCTGGTGCGTGCAGAGACTGCTCTGGGCACTGCTGCCGTCATAGTCATGGATAAATCG ACTGATGTGATCCGAGCCATAGCACGTTTGGTTGAGTTCTACAAACATGAGAGCTGTGGCCAGTGCACCCCCTGCAGAGAGG GAGTGGACTGGATGGATAATATGATGTGGAGATTTGTTCGAGGAGAAGCAGCAGTTTCAGAGATCGACATGATCTGGGAGCTTAGCAAGCAGATAGAGGGACACACTATCTGTGCCCTCGGGGACGGAGCTGCCTGGCCTGTGCAG GGGCTGATCCGCCACTTTCGGCCAGTCATGGAGGGCCGCATCACTCAATATAACAAGAAAAACCCTCCAAGGGAACCAGAGCTTGAGATGATCTGA
- the zbtb7b gene encoding zinc finger and BTB domain-containing protein 7B — protein sequence MSPGEDGLIGIPFPEHSNELLSHLNDQRRTGLLCDLTLTSRGTHYPTHRSVMAAVSVYFRRLFGTEEGGGEGGGGFRVCQLDCVAPDALDALLEFAYTATLTIPSSGMRDVLRGAQLLGIQCVADACRDILGETAEAEGETAEEQRAQHIVTERMVEGERGVEKGSRRKTDRKKVKKVGSHHISSLVLNPSPASPASYPSPASDSFRSLPSTQPPSPEQEELCLKSGQNGDPRAIRESVRGATLNGGHLHFLHQRPHITHPPPVLSSNDKLSEDDEMESFGDDGMLMESTSIPTSVAERGAAASAAGGGRKRKSQTPQQCPVCQKIIHGAGKLPRHMRTHTGEKPFQCSACGVRFTRNDKLKIHMRKHTGERPYPCPHCPARFLHSYDLKNHLSLHSGARPFECPLCHKAFAREDHLQRHRKGHSCLELRTRRPRRGPELGDDGRGDGAGSKQSNPLESLSLQAHSSAFLPRTVLDGGSGSGAGHPLMFAGDGERERSLALQALAQFAPSRLASYPGLFLRGLELRGGREAEGEDPGGTHSPAARRDRWADEVEEEIGEEEAEEEE from the exons ATGTCTCCAGGAGAGGACGGTCTGATTGGGATCCCCTTCCCGGAGCACAGCAACGAGCTCTTGTCCCACCTCAATGACCAGAGGAGGACAGGGCTCCTGTGTGACCTCACTCTGACCTCCCGTGGGACACACTACCCGACTCACCGCTCTGTCATGGCTGCCGTCAGTGTCTACTTCAGACGGCTGTTTGGGACAGAGGAAGGGGGCGGTGAGGGTGGAGGAGGTTTTAGAGTGTGCCAGCTGGACTGCGTGGCACCTGACGCCCTGGATGCCCTGCTGGAGTTTGCCTACACCGCCACCCTGACCATCCCCAGCTCTGGAATGAGAGATGTTCTGCGAGGGGCTCAGCTTCTTGGCATCCAGTGTGTGGCTGACGCATGCAGAGACATCCTAGGGGAGACAGCGGAGGCAGAGGGGGAGACGGCAGAAGAGCAGAGAGCCCAACACATAGTGACAGAGAGGatggtggagggagagaggggggtagAGAAAGGGTCCCGAAGAAAAACggacagaaagaaagtgaaaaaagttgGGTCACATCACATCAGCTCCTTGGTTTTGAACCCATCACCCGCTTCCCCCGCCTCATATCCCTCACCTGCCTCTGACAGCTTCCGCTCCCTGCCATCTACCCAGCCTCCCAGCCCTGAACAAGAAGAGCTCTGCCTAAAATCTGGGCAGAACGGGGATCCCAGGGCAATCCGAGAGTCAGTGAGAGGGGCCACACTAAATGGAGGGCACCTACATTTTCTGCATCAGCGCCCCCATATAACCCACCCacctcctgtcctgtcctccAATGACAAGCTGTCAGAGGACGATGAGATGGAGAGCTTTGGCGATGATGGTATGCTGATGGAAAGCACCTCCATACCTACCTCTGTAGCTGAGCGAGGagctgcagcatcagcagcgggaggggggaggaagaggaagtctCAGACGCCCCAGCAATGCCCTGTCTGTCAGAAGATCATCCACGGAGCAGGAAAACTGCCTCGACATATGAGGAcgcacactggagagaagccctTCCAGTGCTCTGCCTGCGGAGTTCGCTTCACCCG GAATGATAAGTTGAAGATTCACATGAGGAAACACACAGGCGAGCGCCCCTACCCCTGCCCCCACTGCCCTGCCCGGTTTCTCCACTCATACGACCTCAAAAATCACCTGTCCCTCCACAGTGGGGCACGGCCCTTCGAGTGTCCACTCTGCCACAAGGCCTTCGCCCGAGAGGACCATCTCCAGCGTCACCGCAAGGGACACAGTTGCCTGGAGCTGCGCACACGCCGCCCCAGACGTGGACCTGAGCTTGGAGATGATGGGAGAGGGGATGGAGCAGGGAGCAAGCAGTCCAACCCTCTGGAGTCTCTGTCCTTACAAGCCCACTCCTCTGCATTCCTCCCTCGCACGGTGCTGGATGGTGGAAGTGGGTCCGGCGCCGGCCATCCACTGATGTTTGCAGGGGATGGCGAGAGGGAGCGCTCTCTAGCCCTTCAGGCCCTGGCTCAATTTGCCCCCAGCAGGCTGGCCAGCTACCCTGGGCTCTTTCTGCGAGGTCTGGAGCTgcgaggaggaagagaggcagAAGGAGAGGATCCCGGAGGAACCCATTCGCCGGCGGCGCGGCGTGACAGATGGGCAGACGAAGTGGAAGAGGAAATTGGAGAAGAGGaagcggaggaagaggagtag